A genomic window from Solanum stenotomum isolate F172 chromosome 10, ASM1918654v1, whole genome shotgun sequence includes:
- the LOC125842151 gene encoding fatty alcohol:caffeoyl-CoA acyltransferase, whose product MTPMVQELNFPQLQIPLTINSISPILPSSPIPPSYGDTLYLSNLDDMIGSRVFTPTMYFYRSNGKMDVMTIINVLKESLASVLVPYYPFSGRLRETKEGKLEVFFGPKQGVLLVEACSEMTILNLGDLTVPNPAWKNLVYTFPNEEQYKVIDMPLLIAQVTRFSCGGFSLGLRVCHCLCDGVGAMQFLSAWASTARLNKLTVNPKPCWDRETLIPNDPPLIQYPHIEFKRIDDAFSFTRRLCLVKPVQKCYRVTRDFQAHLKTLVGPNISCTTFDAMAAHVWRSWVNALINVSPLDYELRLTFSVNCRSRLTNPPLKSGFYGNAVSVACATSNVSGIINGPISDTICLVRNARLSVSEAYLRSTIDYIQVNRPTKLEFGGKLTITQWTRFSMYESADFGWGKPIYAGPIDLTPTPQVCVFLPQDDSDGAMLVCICLPEDASHRFTDIFCLLN is encoded by the coding sequence ATGACTCCCATGGTACAAGAACTTAATTTTCCTCAACTTCAAATACCTCTAACCATCAATTCAATTTCTCCAATCTTACCATCAAGTCCTATCCCTCCATCCTACGGTGACACCCTTTACCTCTCAAATCTTGATGATATGATTGGATCTCGCGTTTTTACTCCAACCATGTATTTCTATCGATCCAATGGgaaaatggatgtgatgacgATCATCAATGTGTTAAAAGAATCTCTTGCAAGTGTATTGGTACCATACTATCCTTTCTCAGGTAGGTTACGCGAAACAAAGGAGGGGAAGTTAGAAGTATTTTTTGGGCCAAAACAAGGTGTGCTTCTAGTTGAGGCTTGTTCAGAGATGACGATACTAAATCTTGGTGATTTAACAGTCCCAAATCCTGCATGGAAAAACTTGGTTTACACATTCCCAAATGAAGAACAATATAAAGTTATTGATATGCCATTGCTAATAGCACAAGTAACACGTTTTAGCTGCGGTGGATTTAGTCTTGGTTTGAGAGTTTGTCATTGTCTTTGTGACGGGGTTGGAGCAATGCAATTCCTAAGTGCATGGGCTTCAACCGCGAGGTTGAACAAATTGACAGTCAATCCCAAACCATGTTGGGATCGAGAGACACTTATCCCTAATGATCCGCCATTGATTCAATACCCACACATAGAATTCAAAAGAATAGATGATGCATTTAGTTTCACGAGGAGACTTTGTTTAGTCAAGCCTGTTCAAAAATGTTATCGTGTTACTCGAGACTTCCAAGCTCATTTGAAGACCTTAGTTGGTCCTAACATCTCATGTACCACCTTTGATGCAATGGCAGCTCATGTGTGGAGGTCATGGGTCAACGCACTGATCAATGTTAGCCCTCTCGATTACGAGCTAAGGCTAACATTTTCAGTAAATTGTAGATCTAGACTTACAAATCCACCACTCAAATCAGGTTTCTATGGGAATGCAGTATCTGTGGCATGTGCTACTAGTAATGTCTCGGGAATCATTAATGGACCTATCTCTGATACCATATGTTTGGTACGTAATGCAAGGCTTTCGGTCTCTGAGGCATATTTGAGGTCAACTATTGATTATATCCAAGTTAATAGGCCTACAAAGCTAGAATTTGGTGGTAAACTTACTATAACCCAATGGACTAGATTTTCAATGTATGAATCTGCTGATTTTGGTTGGGGAAAGCCCATTTATGCTGGCCCAATTGATCTCACACCAACACCACAAGTTTGTGTTTTTTTGCCACAAGATGATTCTGATGGAGCTATGCTTGTTTGCATTTGTTTGCCAGAGGATGCTTCACATAGATTTACTGACATTTTCTGCCTCTTAAATTAA